The segment TTACAGGCTTTTCCAATTCAATAGTGTAGTTTTCCCCTACACTCATGATTTTGTAGTGCTTGATTCTTGGCAGGCTGAAAAACCAAAAGAAGTTCATCTCCATATGAGTACACAACAGGGTCAGATCAAACTAAAGTGAGAATAAACTATCACCTGTACAGTAAAAAACTGTTCCCATGATTCTAGTTTGGCCAAAAAGGGGTGAGGGGATTTATTCaccatttcctgtgtctcttttttagGGGGTTATACACTAGTGttctgtgtgctaagtcgatcagtcgtgtccgactgcaaccccatggactgtagcccaccaagctcctctatccatgggattctccaggcaagaatattgaagtgggttgccatgccctcttccaggagatcttctcgacctagggactgaacccacatcttttgtgtctcctacactggcagctgagttcttaccactagcgccacctgggaagctcatttaTACACTTGGGATAAAGGAAACCTGGGTCATTGAGTGGATGAATGAGAAAGAATAACAGATGAAAAAAGGAATCAAGAGCTGAAAATCTTTCAGgctgaaactattttttttaatgctagtaATTTACAAACTAGAAAACATAAAATCCTATATAGGCATACACATATCAAATACATATTCTCTATATTAAAAGGGATAGTCAATTCATTTTTGTACTCTAGCATTaggcacacaataaatatttataaaactgaattttaaagtattagtAACATAATAGTGCTGTTTGCTAGAACTAATTTCCACTGAAAGCAGAAGTCAGTATGTTTTTCTTGATTCATATGGCAGTAGTGTCATAACCGAGACTTCTCTAATGTTAAAAAGTTAATAGCATTTATTACGCCTCCATTTGCTTGAAAGACAGACTAATTCAACACCTGTCCAGTTTACAGAAGCTGCCCAAGCAAAATTATCTCAGATTGTTTGTCTACAGAGCCTCCCATGTTCTTTTACATCACTCCTCTCTCCATTTCCAGATCACATTCCTCTAGAACTAATCTATAATTCTGTCTAAGAAACTATCCCCTCATCTACTGTAATATCCAGATCTTCTCTTAATTGAGTATCACATTGGAAAACAGCTAACAGTTGTTTCCAATGGCTTATTCTAAAGCTTTATTCTAAAAACATACGATAAAACCTAACCCTCTTCCCTCCTAAGGGGGGAGAAATGTATTCCCTAGTGCTGAACCTTCAAGAGGAATCAGTCACAGGCTGGTGAAGGAAGCTTCTCGACAGAGGAGATCCTACAACTACCATCTTTTGGAGTGTCTGACTCtggctttccttttttcctacaTGAAAGACCTTTTTAATCATACTTTTGAAAAAACTCACCAATTCCAGTTGTAATTCCTTTATTCCTATGAAATAAGTGATTATTATTTCTTGGAAGACTGATAGAAAGCTTAAAGGGCATGGcctttataaacagaaaaatctagATTCAAATTCTGGTTCAGTTGTGtgaactctctgagcctcatttcctcCATCTATATAGTGGAAATGATAATGCCTTTCTTCACAGTGCTGTTCTGAATTAATGTTTGAAAAATCCTTAGTACAGTGTCTGTCACATgtaaacactcagtaaatagctttttttttttttttactactttttaaaatgcattgtttTAACTTAGTTTCTGTCAGTCTCAGCTTCTTTGCTGATAAAACATGGAAAATACTGTCTCAGTTTTTAGTGTGCTTGAAGGAAGTTTTTGTTAAACACTCAACAGAACACCCACAAATGTACCCCATAAGTTGGGATAGTGATTGTTATTGCTAATAataaccatcatcaccatcatcaccatcattatcatcatcccTGGCAAAGTTGTGGGAGGAAAAGCAGCAAAAGTTAAGAGCCTCTTAGAACTTTTAACTAGTAAGACCAAGTTCTAGGGAcaaaaaaaagataggaaaaaaattcCACTGAAGTCACTTGAGGTTTTTAACTCACTTCAGTGCTTTgctttgatattttgttttcccaaaggaataaagggagaggaaggaaaaaaactagAGTGTTAAATTTGCTCTACTGAGGTGTCCTGATTTTAACCTCATAAAAGAAGTAAccgtcttaaaaaaaaaaaaaaatgtgtggccTAAAGTGTGGTTTTAAAATCTTAGCTTCTGACCCCAATTTTTGCAGAGGAATTTGGGGTAAATGTTTTCTATTGCTTTCTTGCTAATAGCTTCCAAAAGAGTTTATACTTCTAACTTGCCATGTACTCATAACAATTCTGAGAAAACAGAACCAAATTGTGAAGCTTGTTGTAAGAATAGCTTTGTGTCTTATGAATTCACACATCACTGGGCTGAGTGAAGGTGGATGATATCTTATGTCAAGAGAGGAGTCACCTGATAAGTTGGCACTGACtgacttttgtttcttcttgagaATTATAATCTTTCCCCCCACAGTTGATTTATTAACAGATGgagataattttactttcaaGTATGGCTTTGTAAACAAACTTGTCCTTTTCAGCTAGCGTTTTACCAGACACAGGGGTCTAAACTTGCATGGCTGAAAGAACATTTCTCCTACAACCTGCAAGAGAGTGAATTGGTTTTGTGGGTAACACAGGTGCTTCCTAATAGTCTAGATTTCTGCCAAAGTCTTTGCATTGGATGCTACAATCTAACAGGCTTAACTTACACTGCTCTCTTTAATTGCTATCCTTTAAAATTAGATGACCTGTTAAGAAAGATATTAAATCCAGGCATCCTAAAAGACCTATTTATTATAGAACACATATAATAATCCTTTACATCATGGATGTATCTGGCTGTTAAGGAATACTTGTGCAAAAACAGGTAAAATTTTTCCTAGGCACTTTCATCAAGTATAAACTATTCCCAAAGCCTAAATAACCACATACTGACTCTTGTGTTAAAATACTCTGCTTTGACTGTTCTGCCTTATTCCTTGCTTTCTAGATAGCAGCTTTTCTTGAGAGTGGAAAGAAAATCAGTTTTATGAAATGTTGTAAGTTCTTATGACCATCAGCTATACAAGCATGAATTTCTGTATGAATTTAAACTAGAAATATGTTTACTAAAATTAAACTTAGGTAGTTTTAATATGAACTCCTTTGCCAGACTCTTTCTAATGAGGTTAAATGTAACTTAAATATAATATGAATGAAAACTGGCATTAAATCCCATATCCTAAGAATAGAAACTCATTGCATTTGGTCACAACCCATATTTACAGCAGAAAACTCTGTTCTTTCTCATAGCTCACTCATGGAAAATGCAAATTTGAAAGTTGAACTAATTTAGACCACACTAAAAGAGATCTTGCTACTATTGTACAGGAAATACACAGTGTTTGAGGAGCCATTAGATCTCAGGATTTTGTTCCTTTCATGCAGAATGGCAGCACAGGGTTCACATGTAAGTGAACCAAACACTCAATCTAACcaagaatatgaaagaaaaaaatcaatcacttATGTGATCTAATTTAACTTTCAAATAGTTagattatatttctcttttaaaaaatctgtaagatAAAGTTTTTTGCTAATTAAGAATTAtcttattcaaatttttaaaatttcatttagaaaacCTGAAGATgactcagaataaaatccaacaaAATATATGCAGTACCCtattgaaaatttataaaatattattgaagAGCATTAAAGAAGAGTTAAATACTGACCTACAAGAGGACAAGATCTCCAAGTAACAATACGGACTAATCCAAAAGCATGTCCTCGGGGTAAAATGAAGCTGTAGGTTGGTGGGTATTATACATTATTtccataaaacttaaaaacataaaacaatgcTGTGTAATAATTGAGGGGCAAAcacaaggagaaggagagagtaaCTCAGAGTGTGCACCTTCCAAGgactggttgggggtggggagtgcatTTGGAGAGAGGTGACAGATATGGAGTGTTTGGCTTGTCACAGCTAGGATTTGAAATGTTTCAGTCTCAGCTTCAAATTCGATGCTAACAATTCTAAGCTCTATGCCAAGTTCATGAACTGCTGGAGAAGGGCCAGGACCTCAGGGTACCTGCCTCTGCTTTCTCCCACACCCCCAACCTGAGCGGCTGCTTCTAGCTAAGAGTGGCTCCATCTAGTCACTGCCTTGATCAGATGCTACACAGGTAAGAGACAGGCTCAGGAGCCACCACGCCatggacctgggttcagtttTGTGACTTAGGGCATCCCTTAAGCCAAGGATTTTcttcactgctgtatcctcagTATCTAGAGTATCACTTGGCTtatagttgctcaataaatatttgttgaaatgaatgagtgaatgaataatagAACTATATCCAGGACCAAAGTAATTTGTTCACTGTTCTTCCCTGCTACAAATACTAGTTTTGACTAGCATTGTTTATATAACATTCCCTCCCTATTCTTGTGTTCACATGTTTATCCCCAATGAAACATGTAGCAGGTGCATATCAGAACTTGTATGACTGCTTTCTAAAGTGATAATCATGTTTTTAACAATTCcatacattataaaattaaacatactctaTCTCCTGCCGGATGGTGATGGAGTAATTTCTGCTGTCACTGCCAGGCCTCAGAATCATATTTCCCATGGAAGGGTTCTTCTCAAGCATCTCAGTTGCTTCTTTCCGGGACACCGAGTAAAAACATCTACAGAGGtgagataaaaaaaatttttttttaactgatgaaGATCATTACTTGAAAAGAGGCTACTAAAAGAACTCTAAGAGCTACAGTTACTAACTTTTATTACATTTCCAGCTTTATTATTACAGTTAATGTGATATAATTACTATTAATACAAGCCTGTGCCACTGGGAATATGCGGATATAATACTTAAGGCCCTGCTTCCTTCATTCCTCCAaagcctttatttttaaacaatgaagaCCTGAAGAGTTATCTACTGATTAGTATATATTTACCATTACCACTTGAAAGTCTAAGATAACAATATATTTCCAGTTTCAGTTTATAATAGGTTGTTAGATAAATAATAATTGTTGGTGATTTCTTCTCAGGGATAcaaaacatatatatagtataacaCAGGAGGTCTGCTATACTATGTCTGCTGaggacagcctggatgggaggggagtcagggaaaatggatacatctatatgtatggctgagtctctttgctatccacctgaaactatcacaacgttgttaatcagctgtactccaatacaaaattcaaagttataaaaagaaaaaatatatatacatagtttgTTGTATGATCTCTTTTAGATAACATACTTAAGGGTTTGTCTGAATTCACTCCTTTGGTATAATATGGCTTTTTAATGGCATTGGTAGTATTTTTATGTGTAAGATTTTGTAGAAAGCACTTCTTATTCTTTTGCACTTATAGTAAATATTGTAGTCACTGAAAAGTCTGgtttttcaacagaaaaaaatttaactcatAAGCAATACACCAAGATATTGAAAAAGTATTTCTGAGAGGTGGGACAAGGAGTGAGTTTAatcttctttttatttgtctctaataaacatgtattgtttgagcacaaaaagaaaaagaagcagtcTATGTGACTTTTAACCTATTAATCCTGGTTTCAGCTAAGAGAATGGCTCGCAGTTTTCAGTGGTTGTAGTACAGATGGAATACGTGTCAGAACCTGATGTCAAAGATGGTACCAGGACAAGTTTCATTGACAAGAAAACCTAGACTTCAGAGTTCACCGTCTTAGTCACACTTAACAATATAAGAAGTTAAAAAACTAATGTAGACTGTTGCTGATGTTAGGATGTTCTGTGCCTTTTCATCTCCAATAACACTTTGCCCATTTCACATGGTGTCTTCTTCAAAGTACAAGCTTAAGACTAGTCACTGATTGACCCATTGAGGAAAACTTTTTGTTCAGGTATCTTGAGTCTTTGGTCCAATTTCCTGATAGAAACTCAGTCAATCATAGAATTTCATGGTGAGAAaacatcttttccttccttctacatagaatttttatttaggtttgttctttggaaaaaaatatctatttggtCTAAAGGTGTGGGTGGAAGGGGATTTCCCCTGTGGTAAGAAACTTAGTTCAAGTCTCCGTTTTGCATTTTGTTGATACAACATAGAAGAGGAAATGTGGCTTGAACTCAAGAGCTCAGAGATATACTGTATATCCACCAGACAGTTATTGTTCCTGGTTTAATGAGTCCAATGACTAGCTCTCCTTGATAACTAGAAAGCTTTTAACAACCTAATAAGTAAACTGGAGTTCATGGTGCACTTACGCTGGCATAGGGTTCAGTACATCCTCATAATCTTCAAATGGTTGCTTCCCTTTTTCTGGAGATGAGCTCGGTGTCCGCTCTGTCTCaatcctcctcttcttttctttctctaggaCTTCATGCAGTCTAATTACTTGCCCAGGAAGGAGTGACACGTGTGGGGGAACTGACAACTGAAACCAATTAAAGCAGTAGGCAAACAAAAAAGGCAGCCAAGTAACTAACTGGTTTTAGTGAAGATGTGCCTGTTCTGGCCCTAAGAAGCTTCAGTTACCTAACAGAGATGGAAGGAGAGGATCATGCATAAAGGATCTTAGTGTCTTAGAACTGCCTCTGAAACTAGTTTCTTCTTCCAAGAAACATTCCTTTTGGTCTGGTCCAAAACAAAGTGTACCTGACACTACACGCTGATTCATGTAACAACAAAactctcattttttaattctGAGCTCACTGGATctcactgccagggaagtcccagagcacCTGCAAGTTGCCTAGCTGTCCCAAAGGTAACCTGGAATAAGTTCCCCCAGCCATATGGCTAAAGGAATTGacagaaatatttgttaaatgagaaTCAGCAATCAGAGATctatatttttgatgtatttgtgtttatattttgaattttcactCACGTTAGAATTATGATACTGCTCTACCTACTAAGGTTTTTTAATAACttgtttttaatagcttttctaaAAATGTGTTTGGATTGAGTCATCTATATTCACCTTAGCTGTATTCATACCCCTGATTTAGACTTCATTATGTCCAGCTATGTACTCTGAGAAGTTATAATCTAAATGgtacaatatttttgttttggtttttttagaatatttttctttatgtgaaaCTACATAGCCTAAATAATCAGCTGTGTCTGATTATCATTTTGAGCTCCAGAGTAGGGTACACACTTTCTGGGGGTGTATAAGAAAGTTCTTTGGAATGTGGGAAGAAAACACTAGAACTTCATTTTCTATTTGCACATTATCTAATAAATCTTAAGAGTATTCTTCTGAATAACTAATAATCAGTAAGACATTCCCTTATATatcaatccagaaaaaaaaatgaggaaaaactgATGAAATGGCTGTCCCTTATTAATTGCCTGTTATGTCCCAAGCATCATGCTATTGCAAATCCTCACAGCAATGCTACAAGATAgacattattattcctattttacaaattaaagggaaaaaaaaaaggctcagaaagattaaataactaGTCCAGGGTCACATAGCTAGAAAACTgagaagccaggattcaaactccaGTTTAATTAATTCAAAAGCAATGTCTCTGCACTTTCAACTATAGACTATGTTCCTGAAACTTTTACTAAAGTTGCCCTAACGACATATGTTATGAATGTAAACACAGAGTGATCTGGGAACATTGTGCacaactggtggctcagtggtaaagaattcacttgcaatgcaggaggagacgtaggtttgatccctgggttgggacggtctggaggaggaaatggcaacccactccagtattcttgcttggaaaatcccatggacagaagagcctggcaggctacagtccatggggtcacaagagtcagacataacttagcaactaaaccactaccatagAGCACAATATTTGAGGCAAATTGTCACCTTTTGAAAgttcatatgaattttattttaattctgcaCAAAACAATCTTTTTATCCTTACCTCagggaaaaaactaaaaacaaacattttgtgCCAAAACGTCAAATATGGTGTTCTAGGAAAAATGTAACCCAAGTTTTTTCCCAGTAGTTGTAGTGTATTCCTTGATGCCTAACCACATACCTTTGGGATATTGTACTCCAGTGTAAGAAGTGCCAGACCACACACACAACTGACTTTCCACAACAGAGGGAAGGAATGCAGTTCCTCAAAGAGTTTCTCCCTCCTCTCAAGTTCAATACTCCTTTTACATCTCTAACAATCCCACTCTTCTAGGTTCCTGTGACTTTGTTATGTGGTGGTTGAACCTCCAACttctatttgtttttggctgaaaGAACCAGCATCCATCATCTTTGTAAAGTGCAGTGCTTATTTCATGTGAATGTAAAGCCTTTACTTAGAAACTAACTTTGAATACAAAGTCTGTCTTTATCTTTCCCTGACAAACATGGGAAATTTTCACGTCCCCTAAGAGTATTAGAAAACATGGTGCCCTTTAGGGAGTTGGTTTTCAAAGTACCTCATGTTTCTTAgtggatttatttaaaataatggtaTTTATCTTGCTGCAACAGCTGACTCTGACTGTTCGTAGGTAGATCTTACTGTTTGTCTCAGATAAGATGCCACAGAGTTGAACAGATAAGCTTCCCTTTGTCTTAAGACTCACTAAAAAACTGTtgaaaggtcacttttcattttgttagtcTGTCCCTGTCATATTGCCTATGTTATTCATaaaatctggggcttcccagtggtaaagaatctgcctgacaatgcaggagacaacagagacacgggttccatctctagattgggaagatcccctggagtaggaaatggcaccccactctagtattcttgcctggaaaattccacggacaaaggagcctggcgggctacagtccacgaggctgcaaaaagtcagacgtggctgagcgactgagcacagcacagtcaTAAAATCCATCTCTGCATTttacaaatatgtattaaatgaataaaaaggaaCTGGGAGTATTTTAGAAGATGCCATGTAGCTCTGAATGTGAGAATACACAAAGGACTTTCCAGAGATAAGACCGAAAAGTAGATCTCCCTGACCACCTGTTATTCACCAACTAGAATCATGGCCCTGTTGATTTTCTTCATAATGGTTAtcacaattttaaattttcttgtttgttttcttgcttattttctccttttcattcacCCACTAAAAATAACAATTTCATGAGTAAGTGTAAAGGTTTATATCTGTACTTTTCAATTAGTACAACATCAATCCCTTCAGCCGTCATGGCTCATAGTAAGTGTtcagtcagtaaatatttgtcgAATGAGTGAATCAATCAAAAGTAATGTCCTTCCTACCTCTGTTACTGTAAGAATGAAGCCTCTCCATTCTTCCCCACTTTCTGCATTCTCCGTCTAAAGATGAAGACAAAAACAGGTAAGGACAAAGAGGAAAAGACATGAATAACTATGAACATTAATACTTTTATTAACTTCGAATAACTTCAGAATTTCATAAGACTGTTTTATAAGACCCCAAATATGTAAGCCCTCAAAACCCAGCAAGACTGACAAAATGCATAGTCTTCTACTGAAGCACAAAGTTTTACAAagtcaagtattttttaaaccacTTAAAATCAGTTAAGCAATAATTCAATTTCCTTTTTGCTTAGAACCATTATTGTGTATTTGTTATGAAATATTTCCATACCATTTTCTTTTGTCAGAAGACAGAAGTAATAGCTTTAATCTGTTTGCTTATTAAACAAGTAAAAttgcacatatttatttaattttaaaaattgtcagtgTTAGCACACTTATTTCTGCAGTTGTCAGTTCACAGTTACTCCCCCTACTGATATTTAACACTGACTGGCTTTAAGTTTGAGGCAACCAAGTAGTAAGTTACCTTAAAAGCTTCCAATTCTTAGCTCTAAATGTTACTGATACAgccaacatttattaagtgcttattatTAAGTGGCAGCTACTGTTCTAAGCATTTCACCTATATTAACTGATTTAATCATGGCAATTGTgcaaaaaaatgacttttttaaaaaattcattttacagatttattcatttaatagatACTCATTGAGTGTTTTTAAGTGCTAGACACTTTTATATACTAGTTTACACCTAAGAATAAACCAAAACTCCTTATTCTCATAAGAGTTTAGGGTCTAataaggaataaataataaacataattgtGAGTAAATGTTTTAACTTCAAgtggaaataaataagaaaataaaaagtagagcAAGATTAAGAGATTGGGAACACCATTAGTGGTGAAGGGAGAGGGAAAACAGCAGCAATTTTAATAAAGTGGTCCAGGTAGGCCTCAATAAGAGGGTTACATCTGAGTCAAGACTGACTtctagatgaagaaaccaaggcaatAAAGAGGTTACGTAAGTTGCCTATAATTATAAGCTAACAAATGAAACAACCAGAGTTCAAATCTGGGCATCTGACTCCAAGGTTATACTCTAAACGCCACATCAGAATTATCCAGGGAGCTTGCTTAAAACACAGATTCAGAGGCCCAGGCTTGGGAATGGGACCTCACATTTCCTGAGTACAAGTGATTTCTGGTACACTGAAGCTAAAGGACCAACGCTGTCAAGATTAAATCCAACTACGTCTTATTCAATTATAAGTTAATTCTCTATGTTGCAGTTGTTGGCTGACTTTCACTGGCTCACTTCCAATGTCAATTCAAGAATAAAACCTTTTCCTACATAGGTACTGGTATACAGTGGTAAATTTAACAAACAGTTCTCTGCCTATGTAGAGTTTAGAGTTTTACAAGATTAAGTCCATATTTCACAAATTGAGTATATGTAACAATTCTCATTCAATTTTCTAATGGTTCTTTGTAGCTTGTGTTTTCTGATCCAGTATCCAAGCCAGTATCACACTTTGCATTTAGTTGTCTTGACTTCATAGTCTCCATAAACATGAACAGGTGTCCAGtatttctttggcttttcttACACTGGTATTCTTGATTAACATAGGCCATTTTCCTAGCAGAATGTTTCTCAATTTGTGAAATATGAGTTTGTCTACTTCAGTAGTTCCAAACATACATTATGTTGGACATGTCTCAGAATCATCTGGGAACTCAGTGAATGCCGAGTTCCTAGATGCCAATTTAAGAACAACTTTCTAAAAACATCAGGTGGGATGGATTTCTGACTTTGCCAGAGGACAGAAGTATATGGTTTCAATGTGCTTGTATACTAAACGGAATGTGCCCTTTCAAATTCTTATTTAGAAAACTATGGTTCTTGGCAAAAGACAAGAAATGTTAACAAAATACAGGACTTGGTGTGCCTCACATAATTCCTTTTAAGATTTTGAACAGGTGAATGCTATTTATAAATATGACTTGTTTTAGATTAGTTTCTTCTCACTTACCTTCAATTGTACGTCCTCTTTTGGCAAAACAAGGGTGAATTTTACACAGTTCTTATCAGTTGAATTCTGATCAGTAAGGCATGTAAGGTCTATTATATCTAACTTGTCAACATACTGCAAAGATAAAGGGAAATCTCATTAAATTACTTCATGAGTAATATATGTTGATATTAATTCTagcaggaaggaaaataaataataacttcATTTCAACTTATTTGTACTTGGCATGGTATCCTGGCTTTCAGCTGTGTGTAGCACCCCTTCCCAACCTGGAAGGCGTTGGAAAATTTATTATGTGGTGGTGGACTCAACTGGCTCATACTTTGAGAAAGCCAGTTgagaaattttcaggaattttgcaagCCAATTGTTAAGCatagccattattaaaaattaaattatataaacaaaattaaatcataTTAGCAACAAAGgtaattaaaattcaaaactccTATTTTCCTAGTTATATTACTATCttgttggccaaaatgtttgttcaggtttttcatgtttacagaaaaatgtgaaagaactttttggccaaccctagTATATAGCATTCTCTGTgctcttgtatttatttatatcttcatttCTGTGTAGTGAAAATGCTATAAATGTACTGTGATGGTGTGCTGCTAAACctttctttccaaccccatgtACAGTGAAATAACATCGATAGGGTGAAATTAGTCATGGTGGGAGGTTTTACACCATGAAAATTGGCAAACcttactggtggctcagtagtaaagaatctgcctgcaatgccggaaactcaggttcaatcctgggtttggaagatcccctggagaaggaagtggcaacccactatagtattcttgcctagaaaatccgatggacagaggaaactggtgggctgcagtccatggggtttcaaaagagtcagacacaactgagcgactaaacaacaacaacaacaaattaaagttttatttaggttttgttttgttaattgtcCAAGGGGCCCACAAACTTTTTCTACAAAGGCTAGATAGGATATGTTTTAGGCTTTGTGGTCCATATACAGTTTTTGTTGCaaatgcttatttgtttttttaaacagcacttttaaaatgtgaaaaataaaaagaaaatttaaaaaaatgtgaaaaatattcttAGCTCATAGACTGTACAAAAACAGGTCATAGGCTAAATTTGGCTCAAAGACCACAGTTTGCTGATCTAAaccagaaagtgaaggggaaaatGTCAGTATTGcagatgaaattttaaagtttgctGTCTCTCAAGCTTTTTCATTgtaaacagaacaaaaaatgacaaaatattcttCCATAATTCAAAAATCATTATCTCACTCAACAAAGATGTTGCTCATGTCATTGACAAATGGGTGACATTCTTACATACATAATTATTGCTTTGCTTGCCTCTTACTCATTAATGTAAACAAAAACATTGGCCAACATTCATgtcaaatata is part of the Odocoileus virginianus isolate 20LAN1187 ecotype Illinois chromosome 29, Ovbor_1.2, whole genome shotgun sequence genome and harbors:
- the STAP1 gene encoding signal-transducing adaptor protein 1 codes for the protein MMAKKPPKPAPRRIFQERSKITALPLYFEGFLLVKRSEYQEYKHYWTELRGTTLFFYTDKKSTTYVDKLDIIDLTCLTDQNSTDKNCVKFTLVLPKEDVQLKTENAESGEEWRGFILTVTELSVPPHVSLLPGQVIRLHEVLEKEKKRRIETERTPSSSPEKGKQPFEDYEDVLNPMPACFYSVSRKEATEMLEKNPSMGNMILRPGSDSRNYSITIRQEIDLPRIKHYKIMSVGENYTIELEKPVTLPNLFSVIDYFVKETRGNLRPFIYSTDETLETKGFPVTSLK